The following proteins are co-located in the Micromonospora coriariae genome:
- a CDS encoding DUF1775 domain-containing protein: MASTHGGGRRQRIAAVTALTAAGLLLWPGTAHAVDVTTTPNQARQGDAVRLEFTVPEERAGTTTRQIEVRLPADAPVAEVYPMSVTGWAPRISSRTLDRPVAGIHSSGVSTVTTAVTWIRVGEGEPGPARLALSMGPLPQVERLTFEVVQTYADGTVVRWADATGAHRAPVLTLLPAAAGAAGPAGHGGHGAPAAGAAADPDAGGDAAPADRAGGTGEESGSADVMLAAGLLAGLGGGAAIGWLVSRWRRRDPAERAALAEVTGGSDDDPAPTDTKPGDSVPGDSVPAASGASGASAPTEAEPTAVATPVRAG, from the coding sequence ATGGCGAGCACGCACGGCGGTGGCCGCCGGCAGCGGATCGCGGCGGTGACCGCGCTGACCGCGGCCGGGCTGCTGCTCTGGCCCGGTACGGCGCACGCGGTGGACGTGACGACCACTCCGAACCAGGCCCGGCAGGGCGACGCGGTACGGCTGGAGTTCACCGTGCCGGAGGAGCGGGCCGGTACGACGACCCGCCAGATCGAGGTTCGGTTGCCCGCCGACGCGCCGGTCGCCGAGGTGTACCCGATGTCGGTGACCGGTTGGGCGCCCCGGATCAGTTCCCGCACGCTGGACCGGCCGGTGGCCGGCATCCACTCCTCCGGGGTGAGCACGGTGACCACCGCGGTGACCTGGATCCGGGTCGGCGAGGGTGAGCCGGGCCCCGCCCGGCTGGCGCTGTCCATGGGCCCGCTGCCACAGGTCGAGCGGCTCACCTTCGAGGTGGTCCAGACGTACGCCGACGGCACGGTCGTCCGCTGGGCGGACGCCACCGGTGCGCACCGGGCCCCGGTGCTCACCCTGCTGCCGGCGGCGGCGGGCGCGGCCGGCCCGGCCGGGCACGGCGGGCACGGCGCCCCGGCGGCCGGGGCAGCGGCCGATCCCGACGCCGGTGGCGACGCCGCGCCGGCGGACCGCGCGGGCGGCACCGGCGAGGAGTCCGGCAGCGCCGACGTCATGCTGGCCGCCGGGCTGCTGGCCGGGCTGGGCGGCGGCGCGGCGATCGGCTGGCTGGTCAGCCGGTGGCGCCGGCGCGACCCGGCCGAGCGCGCGGCGCTGGCCGAGGTGACCGGCGGAAGCGACGACGATCCCGCGCCGACCGATACGAAGCCGGGTGATTCGGTACCGGGTGACTCGGTGCCAGCGGCGTCTGGGGCGTCTGGGGCGTCAGCACCCACCGAAGCGGAGCCGACGGCGGTCGCCACCCCGGTCCGCGCCGGCTGA
- a CDS encoding ADP-ribosylglycohydrolase family protein — protein MSFTLFADARLALARDSLAGLSTGDALGARYFVPGARPADLAAGVLPPAPWEWTDDTEMACSVLAGLAESGGVDRDRLALAFAQRCDPRRGYGAGAMLILRLIRTGTPWPVAAASAFDGQGSCGNGAAMRVGPLGAYFADSTVRAAAQARASAEVTHAHPEGIAGAVAVAVAAALAARARLDGHRPAPERLLAGIAGAVDPGTEVHRSVNRAAGLLGRPLSRVVAALGNGSRVTAQDTVGFTLWVAATHLDDYPAAIRVCVQAGGDVDTTAAIVGAVVAAHTGVGTPGGVPEPWLAAREPLPSWAL, from the coding sequence ATGTCCTTCACCCTGTTCGCCGATGCCCGCCTGGCGCTCGCCCGGGACAGCCTCGCCGGTCTCTCCACCGGCGACGCGCTCGGCGCGCGGTACTTCGTTCCCGGGGCACGCCCGGCGGACCTTGCGGCGGGCGTCCTGCCGCCGGCGCCCTGGGAGTGGACCGACGACACCGAGATGGCCTGCTCGGTCCTCGCCGGGCTGGCGGAGTCCGGCGGCGTCGACCGGGACCGGCTGGCCCTGGCGTTCGCCCAGCGCTGCGATCCGCGCCGCGGCTACGGGGCGGGGGCGATGCTGATCCTGCGGCTGATCCGCACCGGTACGCCGTGGCCGGTGGCCGCCGCGTCCGCCTTCGACGGCCAGGGCTCCTGCGGCAACGGCGCGGCGATGCGGGTGGGGCCACTGGGCGCGTACTTCGCCGACTCGACCGTCCGCGCCGCGGCCCAGGCCCGCGCCTCGGCCGAGGTGACGCACGCGCACCCGGAGGGGATCGCCGGTGCGGTCGCGGTGGCGGTCGCCGCCGCGCTGGCCGCCCGGGCCCGCCTCGACGGGCACCGGCCGGCCCCGGAGCGGCTGCTCGCCGGGATCGCCGGTGCGGTCGATCCGGGCACCGAGGTGCACCGCAGCGTGAACCGGGCGGCCGGGCTGCTCGGCCGCCCGCTGTCCCGGGTGGTGGCGGCGCTCGGCAACGGCTCCCGGGTGACCGCCCAGGACACCGTCGGGTTCACCCTCTGGGTGGCCGCCACCCATCTGGACGACTACCCGGCGGCGATCCGGGTCTGCGTGCAGGCCGGCGGGGACGTGGACACCACGGCCGCCATCGTGGGCGCGGTGGTGGCGGCGCACACGGGTGTCGGCACGCCGGGCGGTGTGCCCGAGCCGTGGCTGGCCGCCCGCGAGCCGCTGCCCTCCTGGGCGCTCTGA
- a CDS encoding response regulator transcription factor, whose translation MASVLLVEDDHVVRGAMLRSLADRGHAVHAVGTALDALRRVAAETPDLVVLDLGLPDLDGSDALRMLRGITDVPIIIATARDDEQSVVKLLRAGADDYMVKPFTGAHLDARITTVLRRAGRASRTVQPAVHTVGGLRVDVGERSAHLDGEPLALTRKEFDLLAYLAARPGRVVSRRELLEEVWRQPSVGEDQTIDVHLYWLRRKMGESAAKPRYLRTVRGVGFRLVAPD comes from the coding sequence GTGGCCTCCGTGCTCCTGGTCGAAGACGATCACGTCGTACGCGGCGCGATGCTGCGGTCCCTCGCCGACCGGGGGCATGCCGTGCACGCCGTGGGCACCGCGCTGGACGCCCTGCGCCGGGTCGCCGCGGAGACGCCCGACCTGGTGGTGCTGGACCTGGGCCTGCCCGACCTGGACGGCTCGGACGCGCTGCGGATGCTGCGCGGCATCACCGACGTCCCGATCATCATCGCCACCGCCCGTGACGACGAGCAGTCGGTGGTCAAGCTGCTGCGCGCCGGCGCCGACGACTACATGGTCAAGCCGTTCACCGGTGCGCACCTGGACGCCCGGATCACCACCGTGCTGCGCCGGGCAGGTCGGGCCAGCCGGACTGTGCAACCCGCGGTGCACACCGTCGGCGGGCTGCGCGTGGATGTCGGCGAGCGCAGCGCCCACCTCGACGGGGAGCCGCTGGCGCTGACCCGCAAGGAATTCGACCTGCTGGCGTATCTCGCCGCACGACCCGGGCGGGTAGTGTCCCGCCGGGAGCTCTTGGAGGAGGTATGGCGGCAGCCGTCGGTCGGCGAGGATCAGACCATCGACGTTCACCTGTACTGGCTTCGCCGAAAGATGGGCGAGTCCGCGGCGAAGCCGCGCTACCTGCGCACCGTGCGGGGGGTCGGGTTCCGGCTGGTGGCACCGGACTGA
- a CDS encoding HAMP domain-containing sensor histidine kinase, whose product MCSLVALAFLIPLGLSLREQTREEAIGDAARRSTLVTGALAVSTEPAVVERAVVASGEGAPARPVVHGLGLDESAGRASDADLDQARADRRSLVVDVDGGVVRLDPVVLGDRTAVVEVFVPASALGEGAGGTWLLLFAVGAAMAGAAVLVVDRVAARAVDSTKGLVKAALSVGDGDLGVRVEPTGPRELAEAGYAFNRMADRLDAARTDERELVADLSHRLRTPLTVLRLDAEALESDDTSVGSFSEAELDRRRGIRRIRQAIVTLEGEIDVLIKTTRKAVAHEAGPAMCDVSEVVRDRMVFWAALAGDQNRPHRVNGAQLRIPAPVPRAELAAALDAVIGNVFRYTPQGTAFEVAVSRRDGYVAIRIDDAGPGIANPDRALRRGASDQGSTGLGLDIAKRVALQANGSVSIDRARLGGASVVMLLADPEATPRQVSRFGLVGRMARDARDQKSTGRRWPRQRPTDD is encoded by the coding sequence ATGTGCAGCCTCGTCGCGCTCGCCTTCCTGATTCCGCTCGGGCTGAGTCTGCGGGAACAGACCCGGGAGGAGGCGATCGGCGACGCCGCTCGACGGAGCACGCTGGTGACCGGGGCGCTGGCGGTGAGCACGGAGCCCGCGGTGGTCGAGCGGGCCGTGGTGGCCAGCGGCGAGGGCGCTCCGGCCCGACCGGTGGTGCACGGGCTGGGTCTCGACGAGTCCGCCGGACGGGCCAGCGACGCCGACCTGGACCAGGCACGCGCCGACCGGCGCTCTCTGGTTGTCGACGTCGACGGCGGGGTGGTCCGGCTCGACCCGGTGGTCCTCGGTGACCGGACGGCCGTGGTCGAGGTGTTCGTGCCGGCCTCCGCGCTGGGCGAGGGTGCCGGCGGCACCTGGCTGCTGCTGTTCGCGGTCGGCGCGGCGATGGCCGGCGCGGCGGTGCTGGTCGTGGACCGGGTCGCCGCCCGCGCGGTTGACTCGACCAAGGGCCTGGTCAAGGCCGCGCTCTCGGTCGGCGACGGCGACCTGGGGGTACGCGTGGAGCCGACCGGCCCACGCGAGCTGGCCGAAGCCGGGTACGCCTTCAACCGGATGGCCGACCGCCTGGACGCGGCCCGCACCGACGAACGGGAGCTGGTGGCCGACCTGTCGCACCGGCTGCGTACCCCGCTGACCGTGCTGCGTCTCGACGCGGAGGCGTTGGAGTCCGACGACACCAGCGTGGGTTCGTTCTCCGAGGCGGAGCTGGACCGGCGACGTGGCATCCGGCGGATCCGGCAGGCGATCGTCACCCTGGAGGGTGAGATCGACGTGCTGATCAAGACCACCCGCAAGGCGGTGGCCCACGAGGCCGGGCCGGCGATGTGCGACGTCAGCGAGGTGGTTCGGGACCGGATGGTGTTCTGGGCGGCGCTGGCCGGCGACCAGAACCGGCCACACCGGGTCAACGGCGCGCAGCTGCGCATCCCGGCGCCGGTGCCGCGGGCCGAGCTGGCCGCCGCGCTGGACGCGGTGATCGGCAACGTCTTCCGCTACACGCCGCAGGGCACCGCGTTCGAGGTGGCCGTGTCCCGCCGGGACGGCTATGTGGCGATCCGGATCGACGACGCCGGCCCCGGTATCGCCAACCCGGACCGGGCTCTGCGCCGGGGCGCCAGTGACCAGGGCTCGACCGGGCTCGGGCTGGACATCGCCAAGCGGGTGGCGTTGCAGGCCAACGGCTCGGTGAGCATCGACCGCGCCCGGCTGGGCGGGGCCAGCGTGGTGATGCTGCTCGCCGACCCGGAGGCGACGCCCCGGCAGGTCAGCCGCTTCGGTCTGGTCGGTCGGATGGCCCGCGACGCCCGGGACCAGAAGTCCACCGGCCGTCGGTGGCCCCGCCAGCGGCCCACCGACGACTGA